The following are encoded in a window of Verrucomicrobiia bacterium genomic DNA:
- a CDS encoding glycosyltransferase family 4 protein, translated as MKILIIKRESLTRADGISQFIFSLAGAWLREGHEVVCAATHGTRVEEGVRELYEMERYPQLDVLQPVAHLADWRKFFTWRRHGAALERRHQPDLILINGAVPVRFKARTILVAHDVERRWLGPLGPLGRILYKSMTYRLVEQVVTTCPELVAPVARECRLEPQRITVIPTCIEVRRYAGLPVSHRQPLILHLGQQDYKQPQASLQALALTQHREARLVVTGKEERAFMRVLQKMPAEVQRRVELPGVVPVGRLKELLAVARVVSIPSRYAHPVASPTALEALASHTPAVCSSSVSTLMARDGETCFVEDTAAGMARRFDKLLTDDTVWQRLSGRCEEIKQQFDAATVAAQYLALAGKSNRGTL; from the coding sequence ATGAAAATCCTGATCATCAAACGGGAGTCGTTGACGCGCGCCGATGGCATCAGCCAGTTCATTTTCTCTCTGGCGGGAGCCTGGTTGCGGGAAGGGCATGAGGTGGTATGTGCTGCCACGCATGGCACCCGGGTGGAGGAGGGGGTGCGTGAACTGTATGAGATGGAGCGCTATCCGCAATTGGATGTGCTGCAACCGGTGGCGCACCTGGCGGACTGGCGCAAGTTTTTCACGTGGCGACGGCATGGAGCCGCCTTGGAGAGGCGGCATCAACCGGATTTGATTCTCATCAACGGCGCGGTGCCGGTGCGGTTCAAGGCGCGCACGATTTTGGTGGCGCACGATGTGGAGCGGCGATGGTTGGGGCCGCTGGGGCCGCTGGGGCGCATTTTATATAAGAGCATGACCTACCGGCTGGTGGAACAGGTGGTGACGACCTGCCCGGAATTGGTGGCCCCGGTGGCGCGGGAATGCCGCCTGGAGCCGCAAAGAATCACGGTCATTCCCACGTGCATTGAAGTGCGGCGGTATGCCGGGCTGCCCGTGAGCCACCGGCAGCCCTTGATTCTTCACCTGGGACAACAGGATTACAAGCAACCCCAGGCGTCTTTGCAGGCATTGGCCCTGACGCAACATCGGGAGGCGCGGCTGGTGGTGACCGGCAAGGAGGAGCGGGCATTTATGCGGGTGTTGCAAAAAATGCCGGCGGAGGTGCAACGCCGCGTGGAGTTGCCGGGGGTGGTGCCTGTGGGGCGGTTGAAGGAGCTGCTGGCGGTGGCACGGGTGGTATCCATCCCTTCGCGCTATGCGCATCCGGTGGCGTCACCCACAGCGCTGGAGGCGCTGGCCAGCCATACGCCGGCGGTGTGTTCGTCCAGTGTGTCCACCTTGATGGCGCGCGATGGGGAAACCTGTTTTGTGGAAGACACCGCGGCAGGCATGGCGCGGCGGTTTGACAAACTGCTCACGGATGACACGGTTTGGCAGCGGCTATCGGGGCGTTGCGAGGAAATCAAGCAGCAATTCGATGCGGCCACTGTGGCGGCCCAATACCTGGCACTGGCCGGAAAAAGCAACCGGGGGACCCTCTGA
- a CDS encoding iron-sulfur cluster assembly accessory protein has translation MIAASANQNQPAAAVNYRVGDERLVRVTPSAGEKVRSLLQKQGRPNGVLRIAVVGGGCSGLQYKMDLQDGPANRDILVESGGIRVVVDPKSALYVTGSELDYVDALQGGGFKVKNPNAATTCSCGESFSA, from the coding sequence ATGATAGCGGCTTCTGCGAATCAAAACCAACCTGCGGCGGCGGTGAATTATCGTGTGGGGGACGAGCGGCTGGTGCGGGTGACTCCCAGCGCAGGAGAGAAGGTGCGCTCGTTGTTACAGAAACAAGGGCGCCCCAACGGGGTGCTGCGGATTGCCGTGGTGGGCGGAGGCTGTTCGGGGCTGCAGTACAAAATGGATTTGCAGGATGGCCCGGCCAACCGGGACATTCTGGTGGAAAGCGGGGGCATTCGCGTGGTGGTGGATCCGAAAAGCGCGCTGTATGTGACGGGCAGTGAACTGGATTATGTGGATGCCTTGCAGGGGGGCGGCTTCAAGGTGAAGAATCCCAACGCCGCCACCACCTGTTCGTGTGGGGAAAGTTTCAGCGCTTAA
- a CDS encoding DnaJ domain-containing protein, with protein MTDYFALLNEPRRPALEVEALKERFLKLSSSVHPDRFHHASAAERQAATERYAELNAAFQCLSEPKERLLHLYELETGQRPKDIQRIPPGTMDLFVEVGQLCRDVDAFLAERAKAESPMVKVQLFARGLEWVDKLQQVQAHVNAKREELLAELEGLNAVWEKAPPPGDPGRVAALPLERLEQIYRVLSYIQRWSGQLQERLVQLSL; from the coding sequence ATGACGGATTATTTTGCTCTGCTCAATGAACCACGGCGGCCGGCGCTGGAGGTGGAGGCTTTGAAAGAACGCTTTCTGAAGCTGTCCAGCAGCGTGCATCCCGACCGTTTTCATCATGCATCGGCAGCCGAGCGCCAGGCGGCCACGGAGCGTTATGCGGAGTTGAATGCCGCGTTCCAGTGTCTCAGCGAGCCGAAGGAGCGGTTGTTGCACTTGTACGAGTTGGAAACGGGTCAACGTCCCAAGGACATTCAGCGCATCCCGCCGGGGACGATGGATTTGTTTGTGGAGGTGGGGCAGCTTTGCCGGGACGTGGATGCTTTTCTGGCGGAGCGGGCCAAAGCGGAGTCGCCGATGGTCAAAGTGCAACTTTTTGCGCGCGGGCTGGAATGGGTGGACAAGCTGCAACAGGTGCAGGCGCATGTGAACGCCAAACGCGAGGAGCTGCTGGCCGAACTGGAGGGACTCAATGCGGTGTGGGAAAAGGCGCCGCCGCCGGGCGATCCCGGACGGGTTGCGGCCCTGCCGTTGGAACGGCTGGAACAGATTTATCGGGTGTTGAGTTACATCCAACGGTGGTCCGGTCAATTGCAGGAGCGCCTGGTGCAGTTGTCCTTATGA